The proteins below are encoded in one region of Sphingobacteriales bacterium:
- the rpmJ gene encoding 50S ribosomal protein L36 has translation MKVKASVKKRSEDCIIVRRKGRVYVINKKNPKFKQRQG, from the coding sequence ATGAAGGTAAAAGCATCTGTAAAGAAACGAAGTGAAGACTGCATCATTGTACGCAGAAAGGGCAGAGTGTATGTGATCAATAAAAAGAATCCAAAATTTAAACAACGACAAGGATAA
- the rpsM gene encoding 30S ribosomal protein S13, whose translation MARISGIDLPKNKRGYIGLTYIYGIGRSTAKYILTSAGVDPEKKVHEWNDDEATAIRNVINAEIKVEGALRSETQLNIKRLMDIGSYRGIRHRKGLPVRGQSTKRNARTRKGKRKTVAGKKKVTK comes from the coding sequence ATGGCAAGAATATCAGGTATAGATCTTCCTAAAAACAAAAGAGGTTACATCGGATTAACCTACATCTACGGAATCGGCAGATCAACGGCAAAGTACATTTTAACATCAGCAGGGGTAGACCCTGAGAAAAAAGTACACGAATGGAATGACGATGAAGCGACAGCCATCCGTAACGTAATCAATGCGGAAATTAAAGTAGAAGGTGCTTTACGTTCGGAAACCCAGTTAAACATCAAGCGTTTGATGGATATCGGTTCTTACAGAGGCATCCGTCACCGTAAAGGATTGCCGGTACGCGGACAAAGCACTAAACGTAATGCCCGTACCCGTAAAGGAAAACGTAAGACGGTAGCAGGAAAGAAAAAAGTAACTAAATAA